A genomic window from Glycine max cultivar Williams 82 chromosome 17, Glycine_max_v4.0, whole genome shotgun sequence includes:
- the LOC100802503 gene encoding transcription factor MYB25: protein MNLTHFPLHIYNFPDNHHSSKCHTLKHKQTPKKEKMKAMKRCSSSSSSSYSSASESTPQSNQNKNSNNFCYKIKGPWSAKEDRILTGLVEAHGPRNWASISRHIKGRSGKSCRLRWCNQLSPTVEHRPFSTREDEVILHAHARFGNKWATIARMLPGRTDNAVKNHWNATLKRRRFGADVVVEDDPLTALTLAPPGSGCCGRGEERRGVSPAGFWDAMRDVVAREVRGYVSSSFSDNLASNEGLSKY from the coding sequence ATGAACCTTACCCATTTCCCTCTCCATATATATAACTTCCCCGACAACCATCACTCTTCTAAGTGTCACACTCTAAAACACAAACAAaccccaaaaaaagaaaagatgaaagCAATGAAACGCTGCtcttcatcatcttcctctTCTTATTCTTCTGCTTCTGAGTCCACCCCACAAagcaatcaaaataaaaatagtaataactTTTGCTACAAAATAAAAGGCCCATGGAGTGCCAAGGAGGATCGGATTCTGACCGGCCTCGTGGAGGCCCATGGCCCGAGAAACTGGGCCTCGATAAGCCGTCACATTAAGGGTCGGTCCGGGAAGTCCTGCCGGCTTCGGTGGTGTAACCAACTGAGTCCAACGGTGGAGCACCGACCCTTCTCCACGCGCGAGGACGAGGTTATATTACACGCGCACGCGCGGTTCGGGAACAAGTGGGCCACCATCGCGAGAATGCTACCGGGCCGAACCGACAATGCCGTCAAGAACCACTGGAACGCCACGCTCAAGCGGCGTCGTTTTGGTGCTGACgtggtggtggaggatgatccgtTGACCGCGTTGACTCTGGCGCCGCCCGGGAGTGGTTGTTGTGGCCGTGGAGAGGAGCGGCGGGGAGTTTCGCCGGCGGGGTTTTGGGATGCGATGCGGGACGTGGTGGCGAGGGAAGTGAGAGGGTACGTGTCTTCCTCGTTTTCTGACAACTTGGCCTCTAATGAGGGATTATccaaatattaa